From Aegilops tauschii subsp. strangulata cultivar AL8/78 chromosome 5, Aet v6.0, whole genome shotgun sequence:
TGGCCATGAAAGACAGATGCTGGACCTCGGACCGTCTTGCACGGAGAGGCCTACCGCATCAAGCCGCATGCCCTTTCTGTGATCAAGAGGAGGAAACGATCAATCATCTTATGCTCACGTGTGTGTTCACTAGAACAATCTGGGCGGCTATTTGTGTTGCGCCGGATTCACCAGCTTGGATCCCATCTGCCCAAGACTCACTGGTGGAGTGGACGATTGACAAGCGTGGATCGAACAATGTGAGTACGAAGGACCTGCGCACCATTTTTGCACGTACGTGGTGGGAGTTGTGAAAGCATAGGAATGCAATCATCTTTGAGGGTGCACGGCCATCGGTTCTTCAGTTGCTACAAAAGATTTGTTATGAGGGTTTGGTTTGGTCCTTTTCCGAGTTACTAAAAGGGAATGCAACTCCCTTCTTTAGTAGGGTAGAGAAGTGAGTGAATGGAGAGGATTAGCATGTATTGATAACCCTGTAAACTACGCTGGAGGCACTCTTTACTTATCTTCTTTAATACAGTATATGATCCATGTCCATCTGTCGGGACAGTATCCACTCACTGCGCTGCCCATCTTAAAACATACACGTGCAAATCCTAATAAACGAGTATTTAAATCCCGAGTTGATTAGAATATGACTGTGCGAATCTATAGGCTAAGTTTGGCATCGATTTCGTCATGGTTGTGGACTTATGGTGTTTGTATCCTTCCTGCGAGCTTCATCCGAACTTTGGACCTCCATGACGAAGCTTCGGAGGTTTCTTTCCGCCGGCCCTCCGGGAGCCATTGCATCCCGCGCCATCCCTTTCAGAGACTCCACTTTTTTCCTGACCTCCACGGCCCTCGCGCCGTCGCCCATGACCAGCTCAACGCACCTCGCCAGCTCCGGCCCGGAGAAGATGCCCTCGCCGTTGCGCTCTCCCCTAACGCCGGCAGCCCACTCCTCCTCTATCAACATCGCGTTCGTCGGCTGGTCGAACGTGCTCGGCGCGGCGACGACAGCCACGCCCAGCGCCATGGCCTCGAGCGTCGAGTTCCACCCGCAGTGGGTGACGAAGCACCCCACGGACGGGTGCGAGAGGACCTCCGGCTGGTCGCACCACTCCACCACCATGCCCTTCCTCTCCTGCACAACGTCCTCGAGGCAGCGGCTCACGTCCTCCTGCCGCCCGTCCTTGCGCACCACGAGCAGGTACGGCCGTCCGCACCGCCGCAGCCCGTCCGCGATCTCCTCCATCTGCTGCTTGCTGTACGTCCATATGCTGCCGAACGAGACGTACACCACCGACCTCGCCGGCTGCGCCCCGAGCCACTCCATGTACCTCATCTTGTCGTCACCAGCGTGGTTAAACAGATGGATCCGCGCGTCGGCCGAAGACCCGACCACGGGGCCGACGGCGAACACATCCATGTGCTCCCTCATGGCCGCCAGCGCTGCCGGCTCCAGTTCGTCGAAAGTGTTCACGAGGACCTTGACATTCCGCCTCTGCTCGTCCATGAACTCGAACAGCTCACAGAACACCGCGTTGACGACCTTGCCCACCTCACCTCCGGTCGTGTCGACGAGGAATGACGGGAAGTCACGGATCCTGAGAGGCCTGCTCAGCCCGGGCAGAGTCACCTCGTACGCGGGGTCGGCGGCGTGGGACGCGATGAGCTCGCCGTAACCGTGGAAGTAGTGGTAGTAGGTGGCGAGGACGGTTGCCGGCTGTATCCAAAACACGGCCAACGGGATGGCGTGCTCCCGCGCGACGTCCAGTGCCCAGGGGAGCATCATGCTGCACACGATGCACGTAACGGGCCGGCCGCGGGAGGCGAGGCGCGCGACGACCTCAAAGAGGCTCTCGGCGgacgcgcggcggcggcgcgcccTCTCCTCGGGGCCCCTGGCGGTGGTGCCGTCGTCGACGCCGTCGGAGAAGGGAAGGGAGGAGATGGCACCGTCTGCGGCCTCCGCCCCCTCCGGCTCGCCGTTGCCGGACAAAGGGAACATGCGGCGGTGGGTGAACAGCGGGACCGAGAGCGTGGCGAGGACGGGGCCTGAGCCGTCCGCATCGTGGAGCTGCACGAGGCGGCGCGCGAGGACGCGGCACGGGTTGAGGTGGCTCTGGATGCCGTAGGCCACGATGAGGAAGTGGGGGCGCCCGCCGTCGCCTGGGCCGTGCTGCTGGCGTTCCGCGTCGGCCATGACAAGGCAAGTCGATCGGGTAGTGTGTGTGCCGCGTGTGTGTGTCTGTGGACTGTGGCTCTTAAATGGTTGGGAAAATCGTCGAGCTGGAAAGAGTCAGAGTGAGTGTGACCGTGAGCGTGCTTGAAGACGAAGCTCACCAATCACCACCAGCTCGCTGAATTCCTTGACCGGGTCAACAATTGTGAGGTCAGCACTGACGGTACGCTGGCTGACATGTCCGAGCAATCGATCTGCTAGCAGGAGAAGGCGCAGCCGAAAATTGAGCGGACCGGCACCTACCGAGCCAACCAGCGAGTGACACCTCACAACGTATACTTATTTATGTTTTGTATAAAGAACCTTTCCCTTGTTTAAGAAATGCAGGGTTTCAGCAGCTCACCAACCACTATGTAACTTTACATGCAGGAGCACCCACCACAATGTAACCctaatatggcagacccgttctCTCTCTTCTCTCACACAATAAGAGCAACTTCAACAGGCGGACCTGAACAGACGGCGTATTTGTCCGTTTTTTGTCCGTTTGGTCGGCCGCCCGCCCGGCGTCCGCCCAGTTTTGCATTTGGGTCGGCAgtgcgcccaacgcgccgacccatttcatgtccgcattcaatttttttttaaagaaGGCCCGCGGCCGATCATTCCAGCGGCCATGTCTCATGCCGGTACCATGCCAGCGCCGGCATACAATGCCGACTTCAGAAAATATCACCACAGTTCATGCTGGCGCACTCGCCAGCCGGCCGGCACACATGCCAGCACACAAAAAGGGGTGGGACTTGAGTTCGACCACGCCGTGGTCATGCCGGCACACCTGCCGGCATACAAAAAAGATGGCGCTCGCCGCCATAGATCACTCGTCATCGAACTTGAGCATGTCGGCCTGCATCTTCTCGAACCACGGCCTCTTCCTTGGCGACACGGTGTTGAGatccaccttcatgatctccaccccggtcatcatgctcgcaagagccacttctttcgccttggtcttggcgttggcggcctcgatctctagcatcttggcttgcttctccgcctctagctcgaacaccttggcttgcttgtcggcgtccagctcaagcctcctcctttggatctccATGAAAGCGTCCATTTGCTCCGCCTTGAAACGTCGGCGCTCCTCCTCCCTTGAGTCCTTCTTATTCATCATGCCGTCCACGCTTGCGATCAAGGCGTTGGTGGCCGCATCTCGCTTGTCCTCcttcttggagttggtcttcCCCCGCGGCCGTGCCGGCTCGCCCTCCCCAACATCCTCCATGGCTTTTTTTCCCCCATGCGACTTGAGTGCGGCATATTGCGCCTTGAACTTCTCCTCGTCCTTGATGACCCGATAGCAATGGGAGAGGTTGAAGCACTTGCCATTGTGCTGAACCTTGAATGCCTCCAAAgcttgaaatgcctacaaaatgttTCCATGCAAGCATATGGGCAAGTGATATGCAAATGAACACGCAAAGGATGAACTTGATGACACAAAAGAGGGCGGCTTGCTAGCATACCATGTCTTGCATGGCGATGCCGCTCACGGGGCGGGCCTTGACGCTCTCAAGAGTAGCGCaaaacttgttgcactcttgttggatcACCCTCCACCGCTTGGAAATGGAGACCCACCCGCGCGTGCTCACAAATTGGTAAGGCGGAAACTTCTTGTGCTCATGAAACTCTTGGTGAACACGAATCCAAAAGGTTGAATGCTTTTGCTCGGCGCCCGTCTTGGGGTCTTGTCTAATATCTCGCCAACACTCGCAAAGAAGCTTGTCCTCGGCCGCCGTGTACGCCTTCGTGCGCTTGCTCTTGCGCTTTGGCTTAGGACTGGCGGCTTGGTTGGCGAGCCCGTCCTCGAACAAAAGGCTCCACTTCGATGTCgcactcgtcctcttcctctagcCCGTAGTCGTCCGGGAACTCGTGGTCGAGGGGGAAGCCGTCCAGGTCGATGCCGACCTGATCACGCATGAAGGCCGCCAGATCGGGATCATAGCCAGCGGCCAGCATGAACGCCCCGCGGTCGTCCTGGCTTTGTGTCTCGTCGGGATCGTAGCCAGCGGCCGGCGCACCACCCTCGAAGATGAGGTTCTGCATGTAGTCCTCGCCGACGGCGGACGGCATTTCCTCGAACAGGTTGCGGGCACCCGGGAGCACGGCGGCCGGCGTCTGTCGCACGCGTTTCCTCGCGTCGCCGGATGACGAGCCACCGGCCACCGGGGTGGCGTTGAGGTCGATGGGCACGGGCACGAGCGTGGAAGGCGCGACCATGCTCACGCCGGGCGAGCACTCCCCGGAGAGGCGGGAGGCCTGCGGGTAGACGTCGAAGCCGGGGATCGGGTTGCAAGCCGACGCACGGGGCGACTCGGGCAGCACCATCCGAGGAAAGCCGACGAGCCGGTGCTGGCCGCGGCGACGGCGGCTTGGATGAGGCAGTGCTGGCTAGGGTTTAACCCTAGCATGTAGAGCGCCTCCCTCGTTGCCGCCGCGACGCGGGCGTTGGTGACCTCCTGCtgcgcggcagcgacgacggcgGCCTCCGCGGCGGCCTCATCCCTCACGTCTGTGGCGTGCCTCCAgcccttcctcttggccgattCCCTTGCCCACGTTGTTCAGGCGTCAGCGCCTTCTTTGGCTTGGTCACGGCGGCGGTCTTGCGCGGGGCACGAGGCTTGCCTTTCCCGGAGGAGCGGCGGCCGAAcgaggcgagggaggcgaggccggcggcggcgtcgaggtcgatggcgtctgtcggtgtacaaaagagggggcacacttttgtacccctttacctgtgcacggacagtcggagccgcgcccgcggccgcaccaagcagagcggaggaggtgaaccaaggtaaagCCAAGctcaagacagccagagcaacgccaagatcaagaccacaaagaagcagagaggcaaagcaggttcccccggcaagatccttgccgggggcagcctcggcggccccggcaagacccttgccgtgGCGGCTCGCCCAcgccagcggagtgagccaccctcgagcccacgggttccaactcaaccaaccacgttggaactagggctcgggaggcacctccatgatggcatgcagatctttgtcaagaccaaggaatgttcaagatcagatgaggattaaaagacaacggtcctcggcaagatccttgccgaggagagtcacaagacccctggcaagatccttgccggggatgacagcgcgccacggcaagacccttgccgggccacccggcaaggccctcaccgaggacgtcagcagggccactgccagacccgcaccaaccaagtctccgccaccgttcgcatgcagccgccagctcaaccagctgagcaggcacctgcgtggcaacatgcagttgccaggccaactcatcaagcgcctgcgtggcggcatgcaaatcttcgtgaaggctccaccaccgcgccacctcagctgcctgcctgcctacatggcgccgcatgcatcgctggccagggcgcgtgtcgaagcgaggaggagcggcgacggacgggacgggcctcgcccccgtccctgataaagctaggggacacctcagcggtgcattaaatgcgttttgtcctgtaatacgagcgataagctcgtagtactgtacgcctttccacctcttgtatgccactgtggcagcccctttcgactataaaaggaggcccatggcatactggagaaggattcggctctttggaaccacgcacccatcatagctagttcgagagctcaagaactctctgaaatacatccaccaaagcaggactagggttttacgcatcctcgcggcccgaacctgggtaaacgatccttgtgctgattactaatcccgctcttctcgcaaccctgcgccccggcaaccgtagtagggattcttgtgatcccataggtgtcgttccacaccgacatctgtggcgcgccaggtagggggcgcaattgtgagaatttggtctagtagttagcctagcgtttcttcatcgccatggctcccaagaagaagacggccacggcggtCGGCTCGATGGGAGCTGAACGTCCCGTGCCAGTGCggacgagcagcgggccggtcgcggacacgACCCGGGCCACAGTCCGCGAGCActagcatcgccctggcagtcagagcctggcgagcggcgtcgttcgcgcgccagacgaccggccgcacatcgccagatccaaagacggagctgggccccccgcaggcggcgcggggccctccaggagcgTCGTTGTGCCACCCCCGGGCGGGTGCAGCAACCTCCAGGACGCCCATGCCGGCGCCCACAGCGtgctcttcccagggtgcgcgcAACGAGCAGCATCACCGCGCTGAAGACCCCGGACACCGCAATGGGAAGAGCCCCATGCATCGTCCACGGGACGAAGGagtccagcatgcccgccgaagtgctggcaaaaatggcgcgcagccgctgggtcgtgatagagctccttctaacgtggttagaagtcaaagcgcgccacggtccacgcagctgtcgccggcacccacgccagcagaagctttggcgcgcttcgacttcccCGGGGTGGGGAGAAGCTGTCGCCGCCACCCAAGTACATCCAGATATTCAGCcgagtgcagtacaacatccccgacgttcatcccgccgctgtgatcagcgcgttccatcagaacgtgcgcaacagCAAGATGcttgaagagctggcgatgaccaaggttaaggatgtggccgaactctatgttctggccgacaggtgcgcccgggctgaagagggaaggaactACCCCGGcaaggacgccggcgcggaaaccggctctactgatgaagacaccaccgccccgacgaagaagggcgggcgtcgcaataggaaacgcaagggcaaggccgtgcttgccgttgaagggcctgacgacaccggtgctgccaagaaggtcaaggcagacaaccccggcaaggagattgccgggtgcgtcgcctgccgggccttagcagctgccgacaagccagggggctccggcaagcagtactgcaagatccaccgcaccaaaggccacgacctccagaactgccggcaagtcgagctgcttgctgaaaagcaaaagtccgagtatgagaggcgggacaaggagaagggccaggacggtgccgagggatccggcaagaagcatgaCGGCCAAGGAGGCCACCGCgacaaggacaaccagcaagagaggcccgcccagggccgtgacaagaagcaagaagacgatgatcatgacgaggacgacgagtccggcgcgcaagagttccagaaggctacagaggtcatgtgcatcgacggtggcgcctcgctgcatacttctcaccgccagctcaagcagtgggcgcgagagattacagcagcggagccgtcaTTCGATGCACAGAAGCCGCTGAGGTGGTctagcacgcccctcatctttgacgccgaggaccaccctgaccgcacaactgcggtcgggtgtttgccgttgttggtctccccaacgatacgcaacctcaaggtgaacaagatgttggtcgacTGCGGGGCTggcctgaacttgatcttgcccgtcgtgatcaaaaggctgcaaatccctgatgagacctcaaggaaacgggcacgtttaaAGGGCTCAATtcggggaggagccagccaaaggggaaggtcacgctgcccgtgacgtttggaggggagttgaaccacaggacggagaggatcatcttcgacaTGGCCGAGacccccttgccctacaacgggatcctcggccgcccggcactagccaagttcatggcggcgtcgcactacgcctacaacatgctaaagatacCCGGGCCGTTGACTATCATCTCCGTTCCCTCCGataagaagga
This genomic window contains:
- the LOC109754228 gene encoding UDP-glycosyltransferase 75C1, yielding MADAERQQHGPGDGGRPHFLIVAYGIQSHLNPCRVLARRLVQLHDADGSGPVLATLSVPLFTHRRMFPLSGNGEPEGAEAADGAISSLPFSDGVDDGTTARGPEERARRRRASAESLFEVVARLASRGRPVTCIVCSMMLPWALDVAREHAIPLAVFWIQPATVLATYYHYFHGYGELIASHAADPAYEVTLPGLSRPLRIRDFPSFLVDTTGGEVGKVVNAVFCELFEFMDEQRRNVKVLVNTFDELEPAALAAMREHMDVFAVGPVVGSSADARIHLFNHAGDDKMRYMEWLGAQPARSVVYVSFGSIWTYSKQQMEEIADGLRRCGRPYLLVVRKDGRQEDVSRCLEDVVQERKGMVVEWCDQPEVLSHPSVGCFVTHCGWNSTLEAMALGVAVVAAPSTFDQPTNAMLIEEEWAAGVRGERNGEGIFSGPELARCVELVMGDGARAVEVRKKVESLKGMARDAMAPGGPAERNLRSFVMEVQSSDEARRKDTNTISPQP